The window gcttcaaaacttaacacacaACTATCACACAACTAAAATACCGCATTACATTACCTTCTTATTATCTTAAGAACCATAGTCTCACCCCACaagtatgggttataacattcccaacttgctgactttcgacgaaacttattttcttcgattcgattAGCTTCTTAAAATTCCAACCCTCATGATACTCCTTAAAACTTGTTTTAACCCATAATTATCTTTGTAAAGGTATTTCAATTCTCTGACTCATATTTATTCACTTAAGATGAATTCTTACTTGAAAATACGGGGTGTAACACACAcgcaaacacacacacacacatacatatatatatatatatatatatatatatatatatatggacacTGAACAACCTAGAAGGAGGCCACTATGAGTATCGACACTGAACAACCTAGAAGGAAACATAAACAAGGACAGACCAGGCCACTGGCATACTGTACATAATGAAcctatgtctacaaagcctctaaaagTGTTTGACATCAaaacatggtcgggacagggccccagcctacccataagtctgtagcaaaactctgacaccaTGACTTGTAGAAGAAGTGGAGTCTTACGTATCCTTAGTCGAGTACTAACCtcatctactatgagggctcgttaAACTGATTTCCTACACTTGGAGGCATGAATGTAGTGTCCACAacaaaaaggatgtcagtacgaataatgtaccgagtaggTAAGGAAGTACTGAAACATAACGATAATACAACATCAATGAGAGAGATGTAAGAATCAACATGAACCTCAGAAATGCAGTGAGGGCCATGATATGCATAgttattatacttatatatttaaTGCCTCTCTATGGGACTATTATCCTTATCATAACATAACTGCACATCTGACCAATGGTAACTGTCCGACAGGCCGTAGCTCTTTGGTAAATGCATAACTGCATAATCGGTCATAGCCCGATGGTTAATACATGACTGCCGAACCGGCCGTAGCTCATtgataaatgcatgactgcccagtCGGCCCTAGCTccatggtaaatgcatgactgacCAACTGCCCGTGGCTCGACGGTAAATGCATGACTTCCCAACTGGCCGTGGCTCGACAGTAAATGCATGACTTCCCAactagctcggtggtaaatatgtaactgccttATTGGTAGCTCGGTGGTAAAGTTGGAATACCATATCCATGCCCTTATAGATATTGCACATACAGATATATTGTCATTTTACTCGTTTACATATATACGTACAATGCAAGAAGAGCCTTTTAGGATTATTAGGACATCTTTCAAAATGACCTATAGTTGTTCACCCTCCGATTAAATTATGagcattaacatctttatcgtaTGACTCAATAAGGACTTAagagcatacttagacatgctttgaaTTACATTTTTCATaggaatgaataacgtagacatccttaactactaCGAGTAGAACCATTTAGGtaataacattacgtttacgttTCGTTacctggatcatgccaaaataatgaAGGGTTATCCTTAACATAATTTTGTTGATAACGAATCAATATACACTTCCCATATTACCTCAACCTACATCAAGGTATTAGAACTATGGTTAATACCATGGAAAACTCAAAACATATTTATAAGCTAGTAGCTCTCTTTCGAAATATTGGGCAACACTTCCCCTATATTTCCTCACTTACTTGAATTCAAAACATCACtaaacaacaacatcaacaatatcaacaatatcaacaacaaatCCTATCCATTCAGCCCCTCAACAATGTAAGAATAATTCCACAATTCAAACAATAGTATAACGAGTGGCAAGCTCGATTTATGATTAAACAACTAATATTTTAAACCCCTTCTTCCTTATAGAACTTATTAACAACATTAACCTAAACATATCCAATTATCCCTCCTAATTAGCATCCACAATACTACTTTAAAATGACCCTATAACAGTCCCACaagttcagcaactcaaaacTGATTTTTCAGATTACTAAAACATATTTCTaacttgttttcttttcttttaattcGAGCAACACAACCAACTGTACATAATTAAGCCTCTTCTAATGTAAATCATCCAAGAATTCAACTTTAAAAAAAGTTCATAACACCCCAGCAAAGACGCAATAACAACTGCATGCTAATTGTTTCGAAACTTACAAGTTCTAGTCCTTATAACCGAGCTACAACTCGTAGAAACTTAAACAAGGGAAGGAGAAGTATAAATCACCTTGAAGTGATCACAACCAGTCAAAAAATAGGTCCTATTCACCTGAAAACAACCTTCAACTCAGCTacaagaaagagaaagagaaacaAGCAAGCAGTCCGGGTTTCTTCACCACTAGAATCACTTGTAACCTTCAAAATTgcttagggtttgatggaacttttGGGAGAAGAGTTTCAGGAGATTTTCTCCTATGTTTTGCTCAGGAGATAACTTTGAAAATGTGAGAGAATCATCCCATATAAAGGCCCCCTTGGCCTCCCTCAATCTTCCCCTTTTTGGGAATTTATTTGCTCCCTTCATTTAAGCAAGCAGGTGACGCACCTACTTGTCATCTACCAGTCTGCGCAGTATAGCGAAAATATGAATATATCTCTACTCTGATGTCGCATTGAAGAATACTTGTATGCTTTGGAAACTAAACTCGTCGACCTTCAATTTGATGGGTAGATTACTAtttaactctaagtatattggtaATAAAGCTCAGCGACATTAGACCCAAAATTCAGTAAAAGTTATGAACATAACTTGTGACGACTTtagtcgacttttgtttcataaatcGCTTGACTTAAAACATTCACACACGACTATAATAcgactaaaatacctcataaaATCACTGtattatcatgttaatcaccctagtcttaccccaaaagtacgggttataatattcccaacttgccgactttcgacgaaacttattttcttcgctTTGTTTAATTTCTAAACCTTCCAATACTCTTGGTACCTATTGATCCCGATCTTAATTATTTGTAACCTACAAGGtgacatgattaacttactttacaTACTTTCACTGATGATCTCCtttccgagcttacatcaattgacttatgacatACTTTTATGTATGAAAATATGAGGTGTAACAGTGATGAAGAAGTGGTATTTTATGTATGAAAATCCATGCaccaaccaaatagcaatgaggtgtgctcttttgtggacttggtgaccaatGTCATTGTTGATGATACTAGTGCTGCAATCAATTGATGTGATATGTTAGAAGTCATTTTGCTCAACTTTAATGATGATGATCTGGATGGTTTCATGAAGTATATGAATTGATTGCAAGGAATGTGGTCTTACAACTATGCACCCTGAAAGTTGTCATTgaatcttgagaataggaagactcctcctacacaaccttcaattgaagagccaccgaccttggagttgaagctaTTTCCACCTCaacttcggtatgaatttcttggaccTTGTTCTAATTTACCGGTTAttgtttcctcttgtttgactaatatgcaggtagattccacattggcgatcttgaaaaagaggaagaaagctattgtaTAGACTTTGGCGAATATTCGGGGCATAAGCCCCACATTTtacatgcataagatcaagttggagaaTGGTGAGAAACCGTCCactgaacatcaaagaagactcaatggggttatgcaagaggtggtcaaaaaggagattatcacatggttggatgtcggggttgtctaccccattttcgatagtttaTGGACTTCTCGGGTCCAATGTCGGTGGTTAcgaatgataagaatgagtttaTTCCTACTAGAATGGTCACCATTTGGAGAGTTTGTATGGATTGTCATAAGCTCaaaaagtcacaaggaaggattaCTTTCCTCTCCCTTTCATGGAtgaaatgcttgataggttggccgaccGTGCCTTTGATTGCTTTCATGATGGTTACTCGggatacaaccaaattcttattgctccagaagatcaagagaaaaccacctttaCATGTCCATATGGTACCTTTGCTTTCAAATGGATGCCTTTTGGATTGTGCAATGCGTAtacgacttttcaacggtgtatgatggctatcttcactgGCATGGTGGAAGACTACCTTGAgttcttcatggatgacttttcgatGGTTGGGGATtcatttgatgattgtcttgctaaTTTGGACAaggtgttggctagatgtgaggaaacaaattttgtactcaattgggagaaacgtgatttcatggttgaggaaggaaATATCATTGGCCATATGATTTCAACGAATGTTATTGAAGTGGATAAGGTgaagattgaagttatttctaaggttccacccccacctcggtgaagggtgtgaggagtttcttgggccatgtggGATTCTACCGGCGATTTATCAAAGATTTTTTTATAAAGTGGTGAAACCTTTGTGCAAACTCCTCAAGAAGGATTCTAAGTTTCattcaatgatgattgtatgagatcttttgaacaattgaagcttaagttgacaactactcctatcattACATCTCCAAATTGTAACTTGCCGTTTGAGCTCATATGTAATGCAAGTGATGCAGTGGTTGGGCTGTTTTGAGGCAACATATCAACAAATTctttcatctggtctactatgctagtcagttataccgttacggagaaggagctccttgctattgtgtttgctattgagaattTTCGCCTATACTTTATAGGtgccaaagttattgtccacatggATCATTCTTCGTTTTGCTATCTTACGAGCAAAAAGGAATCTAAGGCTCGTTTGATGAGATgtgtgcttttgttgcaagagtttgatattgacattcaaGACAAGAAGggaagtgaaaatcaagtggcggaccacttatctcgtttggaggaggagggaagGCCACATGATGACCTTGAGATCAATGACTCTTTcctcgatgagcaactcttgacactttcaatgaaagaggtaccATGGTTTGCGGATTTGGCAAATTTCCTTGTGATTGTTATCATTCCGGaagagttctcttcaaatcaaaggaataAGATCAAGAGGGATTACAAAGACTACTATTGgaatgaaccataccttttccggatttgcacggatggggtaattagaaaaTGTGTGCCGGATGAGGAACAAAGTGATATTCTtgaggcttgtcattcttcgccctatggtggtcatcatggtggagcacgAATAGAGGCAAAAGTTCTAAGTTGTGATTTCTATTAACCTACTCTTTATAAAGATGCAAATGAGTTGGTGAGAAGATGTCATGAATGTCAATGGGCTGGCAGAATTTTAAAGAACATGAGATGCCCCTTACAACCATATTGGAGATTGATATatttgatgtttggggcattgagTTCATGgacccttttgtgagttcttgtagaAACACTTACATTTTGGTCGCAGTGGATCATGTGTCTAAATGTATTGAATCTATTGATTTACCCAATAATGAGGCtagaagtgtggtggctttcttaaagAGGATTATTTTCACAAGGTATGGCACTCCGCGAGTAATTATAAGTGATGGAGGGTCGCATTTTtacaacaaggcttttgacacttttctTGGCAAGTATGGCGTCCCTCAGAAAGTGACagctccctatcatccacaagcaagtGGTCAAGTGAAAGTTTCCAACctagagataaagagtattttgtccaagaCGGTGAATAAAAATTGGACGGATTGGTCTAAGAAGtttgatgatgctctatgggcatATAGAATGGCTTACATAACACTTATTGGGATATCTCCATATCGATaggtgttcggaaaagcttgtcatctttagGTGAAATtagagcacaaggcaatgtgagccttgaagaagctaaatcttgattgggatgtagccgctaacttgcaaTATGTACAtatgaatgaattggatgaattcTGGTAGCATATGAGACtttgtccttgtacaaagaaaagaagaagtaCCTTCATGATAGGTATGTTTAGAACAAGGACTTCAAGGCCGGTGATCTAGTGTTGTTGTTCACCTCAAGGTTGAGAATATTTTCCGGGAAGCTCAAGTCAAAGTGGAGTGGTCTGTCTGGatttgaagaataaaaataatgaaatatTTTGAATTAATGGTCACCtagtgaagcactacttgggaaaaGTTGGTGAAATCCACGTGGTGGCGGTACTTTACTTCAAATTGAGGATGCTATGACATtgcgtcgtgccacgacattaaataaggcgcttcttgggagacaactcaagttcttttcctttttctcttttagATAGATGTTGTTTCTTGTTTTTAACTAGATTTTAAGTGTTCTGTAGTGATTAGTGTTAGGTATTGAGATGATGGATGCAGATGTGTCGTGCATGGAAAACTACGAACTGCACTTTTATTTGTACGGCCACGGAAGAGGAGATGCGGACCGCAAAAAATTGCTCGTTGTCGCAGATTCTACCTGCGAACTGCATTTGCAAGAATTTGCTCAGGTGCTAAATTGAAGGTCCTCTGAACTTTTCTCCCAACAATGCGGATctaaattttcggactatcacaAATTTTTGCATTCGTAGGAGAGCAATCTCAGATAAGTCACTGAAACTAGGTTGACAGAGTGTGGTCACActtgaaaaagtgcggaccgcacaactaCAAGATCTCCACtgcccaggtaacagagtgcggaccgcatttggaattttgcggccgcactcacctTATTTTACCCTTAACCACAAGTGAGTATAAATAGAACAATAGGTCTCCCAATTACACTTTttgccattttcatcatttagTTGGGACTCTACTAAGGAACAAGTTTCTTGCACTTTTGAACACACAACTACCCACACTCCAATCGGTCC is drawn from Nicotiana tomentosiformis chromosome 12, ASM39032v3, whole genome shotgun sequence and contains these coding sequences:
- the LOC138902893 gene encoding uncharacterized protein, with amino-acid sequence MGWQNFKEHEMPLTTILEIDIFDVWGIEFMDPFVSSCRNTYILVAVDHVSKCIESIDLPNNEARSVVAFLKRIIFTRYGTPRVIISDGGSHFYNKAFDTFLGKYGVPQKVTAPYHPQASGQVKVSNLEIKSILSKTVNKNWTDWSKKFDDALWAYRMAYITLIGISPYR